The nucleotide sequence GCGATTTTCCTCCCAATTCGAGTGCTACGGGTTTCAGATTGCTTTCTGCTGCCGCTTGCATTACCGTACGACCAACAATAGTGGATCCTGTGAAACTAACCTGAATAGATAATCATAATCTGATTGATTTGATCTAACTTTTCAAATGACAAATGTATATACTTTCTTgagtttaaaaaataaaaataaaaacatacggCATCAATGTCCATGTGAGAGCTAATTGCAGCACCAGCAGTTTTTCCAAACCCAGGAACAACGTTAATTACCCCATCAGGAATACCAGCCTGTATAACACAAAAATAAGAAATTTAAAGTTAATCAAACACATATAGTTCTCATATTCTTAACTAATAACTAAAGTGATTTTGTTTTATTATAAAAAAGGTGATTTATCATGGGCTTATTATGTATAGATGATATTAGATTCTTACAAATTTTATTTAAGGCATCGAATCCTTTTTTATACCGGGTTATGAATAATTGTAAATATTCGTAGATGTTtgtaatatgaatatgaatgtgtGTTTGCCTTTAAAAAAGTCCAATCTTATTTAATTGtactttaaagttattattattactataagacaAAATATCACGTATGGTCCCTGTAGTTTGTATCAGAAATCGTCGGTGGTCCCTGTGGTACATATCACATGGATCATCCTTGACAAAAAAAAATGCAAATCATAGGGATCACCGATGATTCAAATGCAAACCACAAGAATCATTTTTGACGGAAAAAAAGTTACACAGACCGCCGATGATTCTTGATACAAACCACAGGGAGTGATACAAACGACATGGAGTGATATTTTGtctaaatataactatattataattGTCTTCGAATAGAAATGAAACCTAGAACATAGTTACACATCGATATTGCTTAGTCAATGACCTTTTAGTCATGAAACCACATATTCgacaagatataaaaaaaaaaaagcataaCAGTGCTAGATGATACTAGTAAATTAGTTTATATAGGGCTTTTAAGGCATACCTGCTTTGACAAATGAGCAAGAAAAAGAGCCGAAAGAGGGGTATTTTCAGATGGTTTGATGACCATAGTGCAACCAGCAGCTAAAGCTGGTGCAACCTTCATGGCGAACATTAATGAAGGGGCATTCCATGGAATGATGTGTCCAACTACACCAATGGGTTCACGTAAAGTGTATGCTTGCATACTACTAGACATTTTCAACGTTGCACCGCGAATCTTATCTGCTGCTCCAGCAAAGTAGCGAAATGTTTCTGATGTATTTGCAAGTTCAAGATACTTCACAGAAGCAAACTGTTTTCCACCATCAATTACCTCTAAAGTCGCTAATTCGTCAACATTTTCATCGATCAAGTCTGCTAGCTTCAAAAGACACTTTCGACGTCCCTGATAGATAACATGTTACATGATGATATGAGGTCACGATCCACAGGGTCATATATGGCGTGCAAGATGTGCAATTGCACATGACCCAATATTTAATGACAGGGCCAAAAAATTATAGTTCAGCGATATATACGTTTGTAAGACATCGTGCATAAAAAAACTTCTAAAAACATATGGCTCAGAAACACAACATCGGACATAAAACGCCTAAAAAGAAAAAGAATAGACGCACTCATAAAGTTACAACTGTTGTTTTTTTTTATCGAAAAGGTCTATTTTTTATTTGTTGAACGGGACCCACAAAATTAACAGGACTGCCCAACGGCCCAACAGTCCATTGTTACTAAAAATAGTAAGTGAACGTACGTACCTCGCCAGGCAGACGAGGCCACGGTCCATTGTCAAAAGCTTCACGAGCAACACTAACAGCCATATCAATGTCTTCCTTTCGCCCTTCGGCTATGTTTGCTAACACTTGCTCTGTTCTTGGATCTATTGTCTCAAACGTGTGTCCTATGTATGATTTAAATCGAAATTATAATCGAATGAGCACAACCTGTTTGATTAATTTATGGAAAGAAAAGCAAATGCGTTACCTGAAATAGAATCAACAAATTCCCCATTAATGAAGAGTTTAGTGAACTTGATCTCATGTGAAGTCATGTTTCTTCCTTTTATTATTAACTAAATTGATATGAGATAATTTCAAGTACTATAACACGACTACTTATAGGTCTTACTTAGTTGTAAGTAGTTGACTAGAATGTGTAAAAATCAAATTTGGATTAGATTTGAATGGAAAGATAATCTTGAATATtccgtaatttttagatatttagctTGGCCCGCTACCCgataataatttatttattatttatattactttcaAGTGGTCAATAACTAGTtgcggagccctcgcttcgcgccgggggctccgttttgcaTGCGAGTTAAAACAAAAGTCTTGATCTACGgagtattttgtaaaaaagaatttttttcgacatctaacattgaagggttgttccttttgtgaaagttgcttcttttagcgttcgttttttttttaaagtcagttgatttattttgtaaaaaagaatgtttttcgacatcttttggtagcattgaaggcttgttcattttatgaaagttgcctcttttatcgttgaggaagaaaagagagaagaaaaaaaaagttagttgatttttttgttaaaaagaatttttttcaacATCTTTTGGTAATATTGAAGGGTTGATTCTTTTACGAAAgctgcttcttttatcgttgaagACAAAAAAAAaggaaatgacaaaaatacccctggTTATTATGGGTGCATAGTGAAAGagtgttttgtctattagtatatataGAAATAATGGTTGAAGTTTGAACCTATGTGTCACAATCCAACAATtttatggcccaacccactaagtttatggcccaatatgtgaaaatcaaagaaggcccaagaacctcatggaagttcactagaactttcccatgagttcttccatggaatggtatagaatgtccatgaaaatatctagatacatgaagcttctagttcttagatcttagccatccattgtatttaatcctagccatccattttgtgatatgagtagtataaataggggtggtctcatttgacacaccacacctcaaatctcaaacattctctcttgtaaagcattctcaagcaatataagtattttcttcaattccacttgttctataatattttctcttttggttacttgaatcgttataaggtccgagaaaggctgacttagtagagactaagtgccgcacgtgagcttatcgagataagtccgtgacatttggtatcaagagcaaggtcgattcaaggagatggcaaccgagaccgagaagaatgtgagcgcaacaagtggtgtgatgggtgatgagactcgtggtcgggtagagactcgacaaggagccaagaagaaccgaggtatgtccaaagactttgtcgcaaacttggacaagaggatcatggatgtagagacatccatggacgacgtgaaagcaaaggtcgaagacgtccaccaacgtttggatggtttggacggggactttgacgaattgaaagatgattgcaagagtgcaatcaacgtgctagacgttgacatgcgacgtgagatccatgacttaaggggtatgctcatgggtgagattacgaagttgcgaggcgaaatggagggggaggtctccactattcaccaacgcctcgtggatttacaaaccaacatgaactcttgtttgagattcatggctagtgggggtagcaacactggatgcaatgatccgaaggtggacgttcccaagccgtcaccgttcgtggggaagcgggaagcccgagcggttgatgattttatatgggagatggaacaatacttggagggagtcaacatagtggatgatgcaatgaagatcaagacggcaacccgttacctgaaggataccgcagcgttatggtggcgtcgtcgatatggagatatcgagaaaggtacggttactattgatacttgggatgattttcttactgaacttaagaatcaattctaccccaagaatgctcaaaaggatgcgatgagtcgtctacgtaaattacatcattccgggacgattcgggagtatattaaagaattcacgaaccttagcctggaggtcccagatattcccgatgatattctcctcttctattttctcgatggtttgcaaccttgggctaaaacggagttggagagacgaggagtccaagaccttgccaccgcaattgctcaagcggaggcactagttgaccatgctaataggaaagattcgttcaagtcaaaagataagaaggtgagccatgagaaatgtgggggagataagcccgcccaatcaaggaatgataatacacgtaagccaccaaccgggaataacaagagcataaaaacttcttacaagaatgatggatgtttcatatgtgatggaccgcatagagcccgagattgtccgaagaaagctagccttcatgctatggaagctcaaaaggcgggttgtcaggatgaggagcggtgcataggatcaatgcatatcctcaacgcaatcaaggccaagacggagatacccaaggtagtggctaaaggactccaattcgtagatattaacatttgtggagatcgggtacgagctttggtggatacgggagcaactcataactttatctccaccgatgaagccaaaaggctaggacttaaggaaacaaaagagagtggcatgatgaagacggtgaacacgagtgccaggccgattagtggggtggctaaagacgtatatgtaaagattggagaatgggaaggaatgattgatctctcagtcgtgcctatggacgacttcaagttggtacttgggatggagttcctagataaggtacgcggtttccctataccgttcgctaactcactgtgtatcttggatggtgagaagacttgtatggtgtcaaccgaacgtggaagcaagagtgcatccaagtcactttcggccatgcaattcaagaaggggtacaacaagaatgagacatgctatttagcggtagcaaagcaagagacggtcgaagataagggaaaactagaggtacccaaggaaattgagaaggtccttgatgagttcaaggatgtcatgcccaaggagttaccaaagaagttaccacctaggagggaggttgaccatgtgatcgagttggagccgggatcaaaaccaccttccaaagccccataccgaatgccaccactcgagttggaggagttgcgaagacaacttaaggagttgctggatgcgggatacatccgaccgtcaaaatccccgtatggtgctccggtgctatttcaaagaaagaaggatgggtccttgcggatgtgtatagattaccgggcactcaacaaggtaactatcaagaacaaatacccaatcccacttattgctgatttgttcgatcaacttgggaaggcgagatacttctccaagttagacttgagatcgggatattatcaagtccgaattgccgaaggagatgaggctaagaccacatgcgtgacgaggtatggcgcttatgaatttctagtcatgccctttggtttaaccaatgcccctgccacattttgtactttgatgaacaaattattccacccgttcctcgacaactttgtcgtggtgtacttggatgacatagtcgtgtatatcgacaccatggaagatcatgtgaggcacttgaagcaagtatttcaagtactaagggacaacgagttgtatgtgaagctagagaaatgttcattcggattagaggaggtggattttcttggacat is from Rutidosis leptorrhynchoides isolate AG116_Rl617_1_P2 chromosome 10, CSIRO_AGI_Rlap_v1, whole genome shotgun sequence and encodes:
- the LOC139873325 gene encoding aldehyde dehydrogenase 1-like translates to MTSHEIKFTKLFINGEFVDSISGHTFETIDPRTEQVLANIAEGRKEDIDMAVSVAREAFDNGPWPRLPGEGRRKCLLKLADLIDENVDELATLEVIDGGKQFASVKYLELANTSETFRYFAGAADKIRGATLKMSSSMQAYTLREPIGVVGHIIPWNAPSLMFAMKVAPALAAGCTMVIKPSENTPLSALFLAHLSKQAGIPDGVINVVPGFGKTAGAAISSHMDIDAVSFTGSTIVGRTVMQAAAESNLKPVALELGGKSPYMVFDDADIDKAVEFAVIGNLTNKGEMCIAGTRVFVQEGIHDIFVEKLEAIMKSWPSGDPFDVATRHGPQNNKRQYEKVLSCIEKGIKEGATLVTGGKPFGEKGYYIEPTLFTNVKDDMTIAKEEIFGPVISVFKFKTVEEVIKRANATKYGLASGIMTKNIDIANTVSRSIRAGAVWINCYVAIDRDAPHGGYKMSGFGREQGLEALDHYLQLKTVATPIYDSPWL